In Streptacidiphilus sp. P02-A3a, the DNA window AGCTGCGCCACACCCCGTTCCAACGAGCATTACTCTAGCGGACTTGGGCCGTGGGGTGAAATCCGGTGTCCGGGGTGGGGTGGCGGGGGTGCAGGTCAGGGGGAGCGGGGTGGGGGTGAGGGGTGGCTGGAGGGGGTGGGGGCGGGGCTGGAGGGGGTGGGCGGGGGTGTGGGGCGGGAGCGGGCGGTGTGGGCGGGGGTGTGGGGTGGGTGGGGAATTCGCGGGGTTTTGGGGTGGGGTGATTCCGCTCACAGGGGTGGGGAAGGTCGGTGGGCGAATTGTCTGCGGATGGGGATCAGGCGGGGAAGAGGACACGGCGGGCGTGGTCGGTGTCGAAGTACTCGCGGACGGAGGTGATCCGGTCGTCGTGGACGGTGAAGATCGCGATGCAGGACTGGTCGTACTGCCCGCCGCCGGGGACGTCCGCCTGGGCGGTCCACTCCAGGACCGCCTTGTCGCCGGACGCGATCACGTCGACCACCGCCAACTTCAGGGTGTCGGCGTCGAATCGGCTGAAGGCCTGGGCCCGGAAGTCCTCGAAGATCTGCTTGCGGCCGCGCCAGGTGCCGGAGATCGGGAGGTCGCCGATCAGGGTCCAGGTCGCGTCCTCGGCGAAGAGGTCGGCGAGGGCGTCGGCGTCGCCGCGCGAGCCCACGGTCAGGTAGTTCCGGACGACCGTCTCAGTGCGTTCCGTGGAATTCATTTCCTGCTCCTTTTTCGTTTCCCGGTTTCCCAGGGAAAGCCTACGAAGGGAGCCGCCACCGAGGGAAAGACTTGTTTTCCATGGCTCCATGCCCTCCCGGCATGACCGCCCGCCTAGGATGAGGGCATGTCGGAGCTGCGTCGCTTGCGTTACTTCCTCGCTGTCGCGGAGGAGCGGAACTTCACCCGCGCCGCCGAGCGGCTGCACATCGCCCAGCCCGCCCTCAGCCGCCAGGTACGTGAGCTGGAGCGTGAGCTGGGCGTCGAACTGCTCAGCCGGACCACGCACCAGGTGGTCCCCACCGAGGCCGGGCAGATGCTGCTGGAGCGCGGTCCGGCGCTGCTGGACGCCGCCGAGAACCTGTGGCGCGGCGTGCGGGGCTTCGCGGACGGGCGGCTCGGCAGCATCACCCTGGGTTACGGCATGAGCGCCGGCTACGAGACCGCGCCGCAGCTGCTGCTCGCGCTGGGCGAGGAGGCGCCGGGGATCGAGGTCTCCGCCCGGGTGATGGTCTTCGCCGACATCGTCGACGGTGTCGCCGCCGGGACGCTGGACGTCGGCCTGGTGCGCTGCGCGCCGCCGCAGCCGGGGCTGGTGCTGACGCTGCTGCGACTGGAGCGCCAGGGCGTGATCATCAGCCGGGACCACCCCCTGGCCGTGGGCGAGTCGATCGACCCGGTGGACCTGGACGGGCTGAAGCTGCTGCTGCACGCCCGCGACCACAACCCCGGCCACTACGACCAGATCCTGGACATCTGCGAGCGGGCGGGCGCGAAGCCCGAGGTGCTGGTGCGCGGCCTGGACTTCGACGCCTCCTACACCCCGGTGGCCTCCGGCAAGGCGGTGACGATAGTCGGCGAGACCGGACGGGTCGGGCTTCCGGCCGGTCTGGTCTGGCTGCCGCTGGAGCCCGCCGAGGCGGTCGAGATCCACTTGATAACCCGCGGTCAGAACCGGTCCCCGGCGATCGAGCGGCTGGTGAAGGTCGCCGTCGAGACCTCCCGGCAGCACGGCTGGGTGCAGCCGTAGGGGAGCCGCGACGGGCAGCCGCGGCGGTTCCGGACGGACCGGCCGGCGCTACCGACCGGTCAGCCCGTCCGTCCCCGGTGCTACGCCGCGGTGCGCGGGGTGAGCGTCAGCAGTGTCGCCTCCGGCGGGCAGGCGAAGCGGATCGGCGTGTAGCGGTTGGTGCCGCAGCCCGCCGAGACGTGCAGATAGGACCGGTGGCCCCCGGCCGTGTGCCGGGACAGACCGCTGGCCCGCCGCCGGTCCAGGTCGCAGTTGGTGACCAGGGCGCCGTAGAAGGGCACGCAGAGCTGTCCGCCGTGGGTGTGCCCGGCCAGGATCAGCGGGTAGCGGTCGGCGGCGAAGGCGTCCAGGGAGCGCAGGTACGGCGCGTGCACCACGCCGATCGACAGGTCGGCGTCGGCCGAGGGCCCGCCCTCGACCTGCTGGTAGCGGTCGCGGCGGATGTGCGGGTCGTCCAGGCCGGTGAACTCCAGCTCCAGGCCCTCGACCTTCAGCCGTCCCCGGGCGTTGGTCAGGTCGACCCACCCAGCGCTGTTGAAGCCGTCCCGCAGCTCCGGCCAGGGGTTGTGGATCGCGCCGACGACGCCGCGCCGGGCGCTGCCGTCGGACCGGTTCAGGCCGTGGTTGCCGCTGAGCATGGCGCCGACGTAGCGGGTCGGGCTCTTCGGGACCGGTCCGTAGTAGTCGTTGGACCCGAACACGTAGACACCGGGGAAGTCCAGCAGCGGGCCGAGCGCGTCCAGGGTCTGCGGTACGGCCTCAGGGTCGGACAGGTTGTCGCCGGTGTTCACCACGAAGTCCGGCTTGAGGGCGGCCAGGCCGCGCAGCCACTGCTGTTTCTTGCGCTGCCCGTTGACCATGTGAATGTCCGACACCTGCAACACCCGCAGCGGACTGGCTCCGGCGGGCAGTACCGGGACGGTGATCCGGCGCAGCCGGAAAGAGCGCACCTCGACTCCGGCTGCATAGGCCACGCAGGCCGCGCCGGTCGCGGCGATTCCCAGGGGTACGGCGTAAAGGGGTCGCATCCGTCCATCGTCGCAGAGGCAGGGACCCGGGGTTAATGGCGGGCGGCCGGTGACCCGGGGTGGGAGACTGGCCTGCATGACCACCAAGCTCAAGCAGCAGCTTCAGGACGACCTGACGGAGTCGATCCGGACCCGGGACGAGCTGATCTCCAGCACTCTCCGGCTGACCCTGTCCGCCATTTCCTACGAGGAGGTGTCGGGCAAGTCGGCCCGTGAGCTCTCCGACGAGGAGGTGCTGAAGGTGATCACCCGCGAGGCGAAGAAGCGGCGGGAGGCCGCCGAGGCGTTCGACGCCGGGGGCCGGGCGGACTCGGCCGAGCGGGAGCGGGCCGAGGGCGAGGTCCTGGCCGCGTACCTGCCGAAGCAGCTGTCGGACGAGGAGCTGACCGCGATCGTCG includes these proteins:
- a CDS encoding nuclear transport factor 2 family protein: MNSTERTETVVRNYLTVGSRGDADALADLFAEDATWTLIGDLPISGTWRGRKQIFEDFRAQAFSRFDADTLKLAVVDVIASGDKAVLEWTAQADVPGGGQYDQSCIAIFTVHDDRITSVREYFDTDHARRVLFPA
- a CDS encoding LysR family transcriptional regulator: MSELRRLRYFLAVAEERNFTRAAERLHIAQPALSRQVRELERELGVELLSRTTHQVVPTEAGQMLLERGPALLDAAENLWRGVRGFADGRLGSITLGYGMSAGYETAPQLLLALGEEAPGIEVSARVMVFADIVDGVAAGTLDVGLVRCAPPQPGLVLTLLRLERQGVIISRDHPLAVGESIDPVDLDGLKLLLHARDHNPGHYDQILDICERAGAKPEVLVRGLDFDASYTPVASGKAVTIVGETGRVGLPAGLVWLPLEPAEAVEIHLITRGQNRSPAIERLVKVAVETSRQHGWVQP
- a CDS encoding metallophosphoesterase; protein product: MRPLYAVPLGIAATGAACVAYAAGVEVRSFRLRRITVPVLPAGASPLRVLQVSDIHMVNGQRKKQQWLRGLAALKPDFVVNTGDNLSDPEAVPQTLDALGPLLDFPGVYVFGSNDYYGPVPKSPTRYVGAMLSGNHGLNRSDGSARRGVVGAIHNPWPELRDGFNSAGWVDLTNARGRLKVEGLELEFTGLDDPHIRRDRYQQVEGGPSADADLSIGVVHAPYLRSLDAFAADRYPLILAGHTHGGQLCVPFYGALVTNCDLDRRRASGLSRHTAGGHRSYLHVSAGCGTNRYTPIRFACPPEATLLTLTPRTAA
- a CDS encoding GatB/YqeY domain-containing protein; translated protein: MTTKLKQQLQDDLTESIRTRDELISSTLRLTLSAISYEEVSGKSARELSDEEVLKVITREAKKRREAAEAFDAGGRADSAERERAEGEVLAAYLPKQLSDEELTAIVAEAVAEAKAGGAEGPRAIGAVMKLVNPKVAGVAEGGRVAAAVKQALTG